The DNA region AGCGCCGCCACCACCTGCTCGCCCCAGCTCCGCGAGGACCCGTCGGGCGTGGACCACGTCCGGACCACGCGGTCGACGACGTAGGCGTCGGGCCCGGAGGCGAAGAGCATCGGACGGGCGGCGAGCCCGGCCGGGGTGATGACGTCGGGGGTGTCCACCCGGTCAGTCTGCCGGACCGCCGTACGGGGCGCCGAGGGCGGTGAGCCGCTCCCGGCCGCCGTCGAGGGCCGTGAGCACCCACACCCCCGTCGCGGTGAGGGCGAAGGTGTGCTCGTAGTGGGCGGCCCAGGAGCCGTCGAGGGTGACCACGGTCCACTCGTCCTCGGCGATCCCGTTCGCCTGGTCCCCGAGCACCACCATCGGCTCGACCGCCAGCGCGACGCCGGGCTTCAGCCGGGCTCCACGACCCGGACGGCCGTGGTTGGGCACGTCGGGGGCCATGTGCATCGCGGTGCCGATCCCGTGCCCGGTGTAGTCCTCGACGATGCCGTAGCCGCCGCGGGCACGGACCGAGGTCTCCACGGCGTGCGAGATGTCGCTGACCCGGCCACCGTCGTGCACGGCGGCGAGCCCCGCCCACAGGGCGTCCTCGGTCACTCGGAGCAGCTCGGCCACCTCGGCGGCGACGGCGCCCACCGGCACCGTGATCGCAGCATCGCCGTGCCAGCCGTCCACGATCGCGCCGCAGTCGATGGAGATCACGTCGCCCTCGGCGAGCACCCGGTCACCGGGGATGCCGTGCACGACCTCCTCGTTGACCGAGGCGCAGATCGTCGCCGGGAACGGCGGTTCGCCGTAGCCGAGGAACGAGGGCTCCGCCCCGTGGGACCGGATGCTCTCGGCCGCGATCCGATCGAGCTCGGCGGTGCTGATCCCGGGCCGGACGCTGGAGCGCAGCAGCTCCAACGTCTCGCCCACCACCAGACCGGCCGCCCGCATGGAGCGGACCTGGTCGGGTGTCTTGATCTGGATCCGACGATCGCCGAACACGAGGTGACCTCCCGACGAGGCGGATCAGCCCTGCGCGGTGAGCTCGAGGGCGCCGAGGATCCGCTCGGTGACCTCGTCGACCTCGCCCATGCCGTCCACGGCGCGGACCAGGTTGCGCTCGGTGTAGACCGCGATCAGCGGCTCCGTCTCGGCCAGGTAGACCTCCTGGCGCCGGCGGATCACTTCTTCGGTGTCGTCCGCCCGACCCTCGATGGTGGCCCGCTGCAGCAGTCGCGCGACGAGCTCGTCGGGGTCCGCGGTCAGCACCACGACCGCGTCGAGGTCGTGACCGGAGCCGGCCAGCATGGAGTCGAGCTCCTCGACCTGCGCGAGCGTCC from Nocardioides sambongensis includes:
- the map gene encoding type I methionyl aminopeptidase, encoding MFGDRRIQIKTPDQVRSMRAAGLVVGETLELLRSSVRPGISTAELDRIAAESIRSHGAEPSFLGYGEPPFPATICASVNEEVVHGIPGDRVLAEGDVISIDCGAIVDGWHGDAAITVPVGAVAAEVAELLRVTEDALWAGLAAVHDGGRVSDISHAVETSVRARGGYGIVEDYTGHGIGTAMHMAPDVPNHGRPGRGARLKPGVALAVEPMVVLGDQANGIAEDEWTVVTLDGSWAAHYEHTFALTATGVWVLTALDGGRERLTALGAPYGGPAD
- a CDS encoding adenylate kinase, producing MRLLIMGPPGAGKGTQAKFIAERAGIPAISTGDIFRANVSQGTPLGVEAKRYMDAGEYVPDTVTNDMVRNRIAEPDAAAGFLLDGYPRTLAQVEELDSMLAGSGHDLDAVVVLTADPDELVARLLQRATIEGRADDTEEVIRRRQEVYLAETEPLIAVYTERNLVRAVDGMGEVDEVTERILGALELTAQG